The following are encoded together in the candidate division WOR-3 bacterium genome:
- a CDS encoding ABC transporter permease has product MRIIFEEIRKDLKILLAYPAEIAFWIISPLLWVVPLVFQGKALVGGLQSTAFSNLAGTGEYIPYVLIGGIFSTYMFTAVWSMGNALRNEMFYGTLEHILSSPVKPVYILLGKGLYNSILSTVFVVIQVLICVFIFGLDITLHKVVPIIFFLVLLMIGLYGVGFIASALTLLIKESQGILHLFEYILFLFTPIRYPVEVHPITRAVSIFIPLTYALVALRGILLGIDFDFWKNSLILIAIDAIIVPVGLWIFMRIEKRTKTKGTLAHY; this is encoded by the coding sequence ATGAGAATCATCTTTGAAGAGATCAGAAAAGATTTGAAGATTCTCCTGGCATATCCCGCTGAGATCGCCTTCTGGATTATTTCACCGTTGCTCTGGGTGGTGCCTTTGGTGTTTCAAGGTAAGGCGCTTGTCGGCGGGCTGCAGAGTACGGCATTCAGCAACCTCGCCGGCACCGGCGAATATATTCCTTATGTTTTGATCGGAGGTATCTTCAGTACCTATATGTTCACCGCGGTATGGAGTATGGGTAATGCATTGCGAAATGAGATGTTCTACGGAACACTTGAGCATATCCTGTCGTCGCCGGTTAAGCCGGTATATATCCTTTTAGGAAAAGGGTTGTATAATTCAATACTTTCAACCGTCTTTGTCGTTATCCAGGTGTTGATCTGTGTTTTTATCTTCGGTCTGGATATAACTCTTCATAAAGTCGTCCCCATTATATTTTTTCTCGTTCTGTTGATGATCGGCCTTTACGGAGTTGGGTTTATCGCTTCGGCGCTTACCCTGCTCATAAAAGAATCCCAGGGTATTCTTCATCTTTTTGAGTACATCCTCTTTCTTTTCACGCCGATACGTTATCCGGTTGAAGTGCATCCGATCACCCGTGCGGTGAGTATTTTTATCCCGTTGACCTATGCTCTTGTCGCCTTGCGGGGAATCCTGCTCGGTATTGACTTTGATTTTTGGAAGAACAGTCTGATTCTTATTGCAATCGATGCGATCATTGTCCCGGTTGGTCTCTGGATTTTCATGCGGATTGAGAAGAGGACCAAGACAAAAGGAACATTGGCACATTATTAA